In Carassius carassius chromosome 46, fCarCar2.1, whole genome shotgun sequence, the following proteins share a genomic window:
- the LOC132129675 gene encoding neuropeptides B/W receptor type 1-like produces the protein MEFKHTMDNKTIQSLCNMTSQDYNQTNCTSQTWMLYPDLYIWIPVMYSIICAVGLTGNTAVIYVILKAPKMKTVTNLFILNLAIADDLFTLVLPINIAEHLLNYWPFGEILCKVILSIDHYNIFSSIFFLTVMSVDRYLVVGSTLRSTRMPHRTYRLAKTVSLSVWAVVILIVMPFTVFAGVYVSPDDAESRKSCVLSFPSPESFWFKASRIYTLVLGFVIPVSTICILYSVMLYKLRRTRLNSNGKALDKAKKRVTMMVFVVLAVCLFCWTPFHLSTVVALTSDLPTTPLVIGISYFITGLSYANSCLNPFLYAFLDDSFKKAFKKLLEC, from the coding sequence ATGGAATTCAAACACACAATGGATAATAAAACAATCCAATCTTTATGCAACATGACCAGTCAGGACTACAACCAAACCAACTGCACGTCTCAAACGTGGATGCTCTACCCTGACTTGTACATTTGGATACCAGTTATGTACTCAATAATCTGCGCCGTGGGACTCACTGGCAACACCGCTGTCATTTACGTGATCTTGAAGGCGCCTAAAATGAAAACCGTCACCAACTTATTCATTTTGAATTTGGCAATCGCCGACGACCTTTTCACGTTGGTGTTGCCCATTAACATAGCCGAGCACCTGTTAAACTACTGGCCGTTTGGAGAGATTTTATGCAAAGTGATTCTGTCCATAGACCACTATAACATCTTCTCCAGCATCTTCTTCTTGACTGTGATGAGTGTGGACCGCTATCTGGTTGTGGGCTCCACGTTGCGCTCCACACGGATGCCCCACCGGACCTACAGGTTAGCCAAGACGGTCAGCCTGAGCGTCTGGGCTGTGGTCATTCTCATCGTGATGCCCTTCACCGTTTTCGCCGGTGTCTATGTGAGTCCCGACGACGCGGAGAGCAGGAAGAGCTGCGTTTTGAGTTTCCCAAGCCCTGAGAGTTTCTGGTTCAAAGCCAGTCGGATCTACACGCTGGTCCTCGGTTTTGTCATTCCAGTTTCGACCATTTGCATCCTATATAGCGTGATGCTCTACAAGCTGAGACGCACGCGACTCAACTCAAATGGAAAGGCTCTGGACAAAGCAAAGAAACGAGTCACAATGATGGTTTTCGTCGTGCTTGCCGTTTGCTTGTTCTGTTGGACACCCTTTCACCTGAGCACAGTGGTCGCCCTCACCTCAGACTTGCCCACCACCCCTCTGGTTATAGGTATTTCTTATTTCATCACCGGACTGAGTTATGCCAACTCGTGTCTCAATCCGTTCCTTTACGCTTTCTTAGACGATAGTTTCAAGAAGGCGTTTAAGAAATTGCTGGAGTgctga